Proteins encoded by one window of Streptomyces sp. NBC_01477:
- a CDS encoding NUDIX hydrolase produces MTITEQHIHDTLNAYLGRHPEDKNSLSGLFQVLDEAGGHIVGRREFRGHVTAGALLLRPDCRVLLVEHKALGKWLFPGGHLEDEDSTLMLAALRELAEETGIHPDLVTPVGPVPLHIDVHPIAANPAKDEPDHQHFDFRFLFRTTADVSALQAEEVLDYSWRFADTITAEPLRTRLLAAPAH; encoded by the coding sequence GTGACCATCACCGAGCAGCACATCCACGACACGCTGAACGCCTACCTGGGCCGGCACCCCGAGGACAAGAACTCCCTGTCCGGCCTGTTCCAGGTGCTCGACGAGGCGGGCGGCCACATCGTCGGGCGCAGGGAATTCCGGGGCCACGTCACCGCCGGAGCCCTGCTGCTGCGCCCCGACTGCCGCGTGCTGCTGGTCGAGCACAAAGCCCTGGGGAAGTGGCTGTTCCCCGGCGGACACCTGGAGGACGAGGACAGCACGCTGATGCTCGCCGCCCTGCGCGAGCTGGCCGAGGAGACCGGCATCCACCCGGACCTGGTCACCCCTGTCGGCCCGGTTCCCCTGCACATCGACGTGCACCCCATCGCGGCCAACCCCGCCAAGGACGAGCCGGACCACCAGCACTTCGACTTCCGGTTCCTGTTCCGCACGACCGCCGACGTCTCGGCGCTCCAGGCGGAGGAGGTCCTCGACTACTCCTGGCGGTTCGCCGACACGATCACCGCCGAGCCCCTGCGCACCCGGCTGCTGGCGGCCCCGGCGCACTGA
- a CDS encoding TetR/AcrR family transcriptional regulator: MTPTRARGSGLRELTRRTVRAQIAERATALFIAQGFEETTVEQIATEVGMSARSVFRYFDTKEDMVVGSMLESGVRLADALAARPATEDPWRALRGALDVLLDAIAADREGSLAMARMFASTPALRAARRQKHAQWRELLVPGVLARLDGGPEETRGLRAAAITTAVLGCVEVSVTRWSEAGGTGRLDALLDTAILAVRE, translated from the coding sequence ATGACACCCACCCGCGCGAGGGGCTCCGGCCTGCGCGAGCTGACCCGCAGAACGGTCCGTGCCCAGATCGCCGAACGGGCGACCGCGCTGTTCATCGCCCAGGGCTTCGAGGAGACCACGGTCGAGCAGATCGCGACCGAGGTCGGCATGTCCGCACGCAGCGTCTTCCGCTACTTCGACACCAAGGAGGACATGGTCGTCGGGAGCATGCTGGAGTCCGGCGTCCGGCTCGCCGACGCGTTAGCCGCCCGGCCGGCGACCGAGGACCCGTGGCGGGCACTGCGGGGTGCGCTCGATGTGCTGCTGGACGCGATCGCGGCGGACCGCGAGGGCTCGCTGGCCATGGCGCGGATGTTCGCCAGTACGCCGGCGCTGCGGGCGGCCAGGCGGCAGAAGCACGCCCAGTGGCGGGAGTTGCTGGTGCCCGGGGTGCTGGCCAGGCTGGACGGCGGCCCGGAGGAGACCCGCGGATTGCGGGCGGCGGCCATCACCACGGCGGTGCTCGGCTGTGTGGAGGTGTCGGTCACCCGGTGGTCCGAGGCGGGCGGCACGGGCAGGCTCGACGCGCTGCTCGACACGGCCATCCTGGCGGTGCGGGAGTGA
- the ppdK gene encoding pyruvate, phosphate dikinase, which produces MSARQQQQKFVYDFTEGNKDLKDLLGGKGANLAEMTNLGLPVPPGFTITTEACKVYLESGAEPAALRDEVSAHLDALEQRMGKRLGQPDDPLLVSVRSGAKFSMPGMMDTVLNIGLSDASVDGLAAQADNERFAWDSYRRLVQMFGKTVMGVEGDLFEEALEAAKQAKGADSDLGLDAADLRQLVEDFKRIVVKETGRDFPQEPREQMDLAIRAVFDSWNTERATLYRRQERIPGDLGTAVNVCSMVFGNLGPDSGTGVAFTRDPASGAQGTYGDYLQNAQGEDVVAGIRNTVPLADLAGIDKASYEQLMAIMETLETHYRDLCDIEFTIERGHLWMLQTRVGKRTAAAAFRIATQLVDQGLITEAEALQRVTGAQLSQLMFPRFDDTVADSASVTRIGWGIAASPGAAVGKAVFDSYTAVKWSRSGEQVILIRRETNPDDLNGMIAAEGILTSRGGKTSHAAVVARGMGKTCVCGAEELEVDTKRRRLTAPGGVVIEEGDLISIDGSTGKIYLGEVPVVPSPVVEYFEGRMHAGADEADGLVQAVHRVMAYADRVRKLRVRANADNAEDAARARRFGAQGIGLCRTEHMFLGERREMVERLILADTDTERDEALGALLPLQRADFIELFEAMDGLPVTVRLLDPPLHEFLPDITELSVRVALAESRKDANENDLRLLQAVHKLHEQNPMLGLRGVRLGLVIPGLFAMQVRAIAEAAAHRKAAKGDPRAEIMIPLVGTVQELEIVRDEADRVVADVEATTGTRLKLAIGTMIELPRAALTAGQIAEAAEFFSFGTNDLTQTVWGFSRDDVEASFFTAYLEKGIFGVSPFETIDKDGVGALIRSAVAAGRATRPDLKLGICGEHGGDPESVHFFHEVGLDYVSCSPFRIPVARLEAGRAAAGPH; this is translated from the coding sequence GTGTCGGCACGGCAGCAACAGCAGAAATTCGTCTACGACTTCACTGAGGGCAACAAAGACCTCAAGGATCTGCTCGGCGGGAAGGGTGCGAACCTCGCCGAGATGACCAACCTCGGGCTTCCGGTCCCTCCCGGATTCACCATCACCACCGAGGCGTGCAAGGTGTATCTGGAGTCCGGCGCGGAGCCCGCCGCGCTGCGCGACGAGGTGAGTGCGCACCTCGACGCGCTGGAGCAGCGCATGGGCAAGCGGCTCGGGCAGCCCGACGATCCGCTGCTGGTGTCGGTGCGGTCCGGCGCCAAGTTCTCGATGCCCGGGATGATGGACACCGTCCTGAACATCGGCCTGTCCGACGCCTCGGTGGACGGCCTCGCGGCCCAGGCCGACAACGAGCGGTTCGCCTGGGACTCCTACCGCCGCCTCGTGCAGATGTTCGGCAAGACCGTGATGGGCGTCGAGGGCGACCTCTTCGAGGAGGCGCTGGAGGCGGCCAAGCAGGCCAAGGGCGCCGACAGCGACCTCGGCCTGGACGCGGCCGACCTGCGGCAACTGGTCGAGGACTTCAAGCGCATCGTCGTCAAGGAGACCGGCCGGGACTTCCCGCAGGAGCCGCGCGAGCAGATGGACCTCGCGATCCGCGCGGTGTTCGACTCGTGGAACACCGAGCGGGCCACGCTGTACCGCCGCCAGGAGCGTATCCCCGGCGACCTGGGCACCGCCGTCAACGTGTGCTCGATGGTCTTCGGCAACCTCGGCCCCGACTCCGGTACGGGCGTGGCCTTCACGCGCGACCCGGCCAGCGGCGCGCAGGGCACGTACGGCGACTACCTCCAGAACGCGCAGGGCGAGGACGTCGTCGCCGGCATCCGCAATACCGTGCCGCTCGCCGACCTCGCGGGCATCGACAAGGCGTCGTACGAGCAGCTGATGGCGATCATGGAGACGCTGGAGACGCACTACCGGGACCTGTGCGACATCGAGTTCACCATCGAGCGCGGGCACCTGTGGATGCTCCAGACCCGGGTGGGCAAGCGGACCGCGGCGGCGGCCTTCCGTATCGCGACGCAGTTGGTCGACCAGGGCCTGATCACCGAGGCCGAGGCCCTCCAGCGGGTCACCGGGGCGCAGCTCAGCCAGCTGATGTTCCCGCGGTTCGACGACACGGTCGCGGACAGCGCCTCGGTCACGCGGATCGGCTGGGGCATCGCGGCCTCGCCGGGCGCCGCGGTCGGCAAGGCGGTCTTCGACTCGTACACGGCGGTGAAGTGGTCGCGCTCGGGTGAGCAGGTCATCCTGATCCGCCGGGAGACCAACCCCGACGACCTCAACGGCATGATCGCCGCCGAGGGCATCCTCACCTCGCGCGGCGGCAAGACCTCGCACGCGGCCGTCGTCGCCCGCGGCATGGGCAAGACCTGCGTGTGCGGGGCGGAGGAGCTGGAGGTCGACACCAAGCGGCGCCGGCTCACCGCACCCGGCGGCGTGGTGATAGAGGAGGGCGACCTCATCTCGATCGACGGCTCCACCGGCAAGATCTACCTCGGCGAGGTACCGGTCGTACCGTCGCCGGTCGTCGAGTATTTCGAGGGCCGGATGCACGCGGGCGCCGACGAGGCGGACGGCCTGGTGCAGGCCGTGCACCGGGTGATGGCGTACGCCGACCGGGTCAGGAAGCTGCGGGTGCGGGCCAACGCCGACAATGCCGAGGACGCCGCGCGCGCCCGCCGGTTCGGGGCGCAGGGCATCGGCCTGTGCCGTACCGAGCACATGTTCCTCGGCGAGCGGCGCGAGATGGTCGAGCGGCTGATCCTGGCCGACACCGACACCGAGCGGGACGAGGCGCTGGGCGCGCTGCTGCCGTTGCAGCGGGCCGACTTCATCGAGCTGTTCGAGGCGATGGACGGCCTGCCGGTGACCGTACGGCTGCTGGACCCGCCGCTGCACGAATTCCTGCCGGACATCACCGAGCTGTCGGTACGGGTCGCGCTCGCCGAGTCCCGCAAGGACGCCAACGAGAACGACCTGCGGCTGCTGCAGGCGGTGCACAAGCTCCACGAGCAGAACCCGATGCTGGGCCTGCGCGGGGTGCGGCTCGGCCTGGTCATCCCGGGGCTGTTCGCGATGCAGGTACGCGCCATCGCCGAGGCCGCCGCCCACCGCAAGGCGGCGAAGGGCGACCCGCGGGCCGAGATCATGATCCCGCTGGTCGGCACCGTCCAGGAGCTGGAGATCGTCCGGGACGAGGCCGACCGGGTCGTCGCCGACGTCGAGGCGACGACCGGCACCCGGTTGAAGCTGGCCATCGGCACGATGATCGAACTGCCGCGCGCCGCCCTGACCGCGGGCCAGATCGCCGAGGCCGCCGAATTCTTCTCCTTCGGCACCAACGACCTCACCCAGACCGTCTGGGGCTTCTCCCGCGACGACGTCGAGGCGTCCTTCTTCACCGCCTACCTGGAGAAGGGCATCTTCGGCGTGTCCCCCTTCGAGACCATCGACAAGGACGGGGTCGGCGCCCTGATCCGCAGCGCGGTGGCCGCGGGCCGCGCCACCCGCCCCGACCTCAAGCTCGGCATCTGCGGCGAGCACGGCGGCGACCCGGAGTCCGTCCACTTCTTCCACGAGGTCGGCCTGGACTACGTCTCCTGCTCGCCCTTCCGCATCCCCGTCGCCCGACTGGAGGCCGGCCGCGCGGCCGCCGGCCCCCACTGA
- a CDS encoding MFS transporter, which yields MPEPTAKRRNLILAICCMSLLIVSLDNTILNVALPSLQRDFHAPVSGLQWTIDAYLLVIASLLLLSGSTADRIGRKKVFQTGLVLFTAGSALCSLAPGLGWLIAFRMVQAVGGSMLNPVAMSIITNTFSEPRERARAIGVWGGVIGISMAAGPILGGALVQSVGWRAIFWINLPIGLAALLLTHRFVPESRAPRARRVDPVGQLLVMALLGTLTYGIIEGTNAGWSSPLIIGCFVVAAASAAGLAAYETRRVDPLIDTRFFRSVPFSGATLIAVSGFAALGGFLFLNTLYLQDQRGLSALDAGLYMLPMAAMALVFAPLSGRLVGTRGPRIPLILAGAAMTASGVMLAALDAQSSNVLLFTSYVLFGIGFGLINAPITNTAVSGMPRAQAGVAAAVASTSRQVGQSLGVAVLGAALAAGLHEGAWWIIAGCGASVLVLGTLTTGRWARATAERTAGLLAPEAEDNRKAVKV from the coding sequence ATGCCGGAACCGACCGCGAAGCGCCGCAATCTCATCCTGGCGATCTGCTGCATGAGCCTGCTGATCGTCAGCCTGGACAACACGATCCTGAACGTCGCGCTCCCGTCGCTGCAACGGGACTTCCACGCCCCCGTCTCCGGACTCCAGTGGACGATCGACGCGTATCTGCTGGTCATCGCCTCACTGCTGCTGCTGTCCGGATCGACGGCGGACCGGATCGGCCGCAAGAAGGTCTTCCAGACCGGCCTGGTGCTCTTCACCGCCGGGTCCGCGCTGTGCAGCCTCGCGCCGGGGCTGGGGTGGCTGATCGCCTTCCGCATGGTGCAGGCGGTCGGCGGTTCGATGCTCAACCCGGTGGCGATGTCGATCATCACCAACACCTTCTCCGAGCCGCGTGAGCGGGCCCGCGCGATCGGGGTGTGGGGCGGGGTCATCGGCATCAGCATGGCGGCAGGCCCGATCCTGGGCGGCGCCCTGGTGCAGTCGGTGGGCTGGCGGGCGATCTTCTGGATCAACCTGCCGATCGGGCTCGCCGCGCTGCTGCTGACCCACCGCTTCGTCCCCGAGTCGCGCGCCCCGCGGGCCCGCCGGGTGGACCCGGTCGGCCAGCTCCTGGTCATGGCGCTGCTCGGCACCCTGACGTACGGCATCATCGAGGGCACGAACGCGGGCTGGAGCTCACCGCTGATCATCGGCTGCTTCGTGGTGGCCGCGGCGAGTGCGGCGGGCCTGGCGGCGTACGAGACCCGGCGGGTGGACCCGCTGATCGACACCCGGTTCTTCCGCAGCGTGCCCTTCAGCGGTGCCACCCTCATAGCGGTCAGCGGCTTCGCAGCGCTCGGCGGCTTCCTCTTCCTGAACACGCTCTACCTCCAGGACCAGCGCGGCCTGTCGGCACTCGACGCGGGCCTGTACATGCTGCCGATGGCCGCGATGGCGCTGGTCTTCGCGCCGCTGTCGGGCCGGCTCGTCGGCACCCGGGGCCCGAGGATCCCGCTGATCCTCGCGGGCGCGGCGATGACGGCCAGCGGTGTGATGCTCGCGGCGCTCGACGCCCAGTCGTCCAATGTGCTGCTCTTCACCTCCTACGTCCTGTTCGGCATCGGCTTCGGCCTGATCAACGCGCCGATCACCAACACCGCCGTGTCCGGCATGCCGCGTGCGCAGGCCGGAGTGGCGGCGGCGGTCGCCTCGACCAGCCGCCAGGTCGGCCAGTCGCTGGGCGTCGCGGTCCTGGGCGCGGCGCTGGCCGCCGGGCTGCACGAGGGCGCCTGGTGGATCATCGCGGGCTGTGGTGCCTCGGTGCTGGTGCTGGGTACGCTCACCACCGGCCGGTGGGCCAGGGCCACGGCGGAGCGTACGGCAGGGCTGCTGGCGCCCGAGGCGGAGGACAACCGGAAGGCGGTGAAGGTGTGA
- a CDS encoding DUF7848 domain-containing protein yields MIRHVNWLITRDRAAGAPQEPLYEFECTTCSTLDAPDGGGSRSPASEDVADGQAWAIKHSAKHPGHTHFRESITRFWRTQMQN; encoded by the coding sequence ATGATTCGGCACGTCAACTGGCTGATCACCCGCGATCGGGCCGCGGGCGCACCCCAGGAACCGCTGTACGAGTTCGAGTGCACGACGTGCTCGACGCTCGACGCGCCGGACGGCGGCGGCTCGCGGTCCCCGGCGTCCGAGGACGTCGCGGACGGGCAGGCGTGGGCGATCAAGCACTCGGCCAAGCACCCGGGGCACACCCATTTCCGCGAGAGCATCACGCGTTTCTGGCGGACGCAAATGCAGAACTGA
- a CDS encoding helix-turn-helix transcriptional regulator: MTAQSAPATDDADSAVSRRQELASFLRSRRERIAPEQVGLPPGRRRRTPGLRREEVAQLAAVGVTWYTWLEQARDIQVSGQVADAIARALMLDQNERRHLFTLAGTADPHPHLDCPGMSPAVRGMIDQLEPLPAAVFNSRYDIIAYNRTYGRLVTDLDAMPVEDRNVMWLAFTDPLWRERMLDREQNTRLMAAKFRSSMAEHLAEPAWKEMLRRLQQNSAEFRQAWERHEVLRPGSHVKRYLNPEVGLLAFDFTHLWLGPQDGPRLTVYSPVDEVTEERLGRLHRIVLAERAPVAV, translated from the coding sequence ATGACCGCTCAGAGCGCACCCGCGACCGACGACGCCGACAGCGCCGTGAGCCGCCGTCAGGAGCTGGCGTCCTTCCTGCGCAGCCGCCGCGAGCGGATCGCGCCCGAGCAGGTCGGGCTGCCGCCGGGCCGCAGGCGGCGCACCCCTGGGCTGCGCCGCGAGGAGGTCGCACAGCTCGCCGCGGTCGGCGTCACCTGGTACACCTGGCTCGAACAGGCCAGGGACATCCAGGTGTCGGGCCAGGTCGCCGACGCCATCGCCCGCGCCCTGATGCTGGACCAGAACGAGCGCCGGCACCTCTTCACCCTGGCCGGCACCGCCGACCCGCACCCGCATCTGGACTGCCCGGGCATGTCCCCGGCGGTCCGCGGCATGATCGACCAGCTGGAACCGCTGCCCGCCGCGGTCTTCAACAGCCGCTACGACATCATCGCGTACAACCGCACCTACGGGCGGCTGGTGACCGACCTGGACGCGATGCCGGTCGAGGACCGCAATGTGATGTGGCTGGCCTTCACCGACCCGCTGTGGCGGGAGCGGATGCTCGACCGGGAGCAGAACACCCGGCTGATGGCGGCGAAATTCCGCTCCTCGATGGCCGAGCACCTCGCGGAGCCCGCGTGGAAGGAGATGCTCCGGCGGCTCCAGCAGAATTCGGCCGAATTCCGCCAGGCCTGGGAGCGGCACGAGGTGCTGCGGCCCGGCAGCCATGTGAAGCGCTACCTCAATCCCGAAGTCGGCCTGCTGGCCTTCGACTTCACGCATCTGTGGCTCGGCCCGCAGGACGGCCCTCGGCTGACGGTGTATTCGCCGGTGGACGAGGTGACCGAGGAGCGCCTCGGCCGGCTGCACCGGATCGTGCTGGCGGAGCGGGCGCCGGTCGCGGTCTGA
- a CDS encoding MarR family winged helix-turn-helix transcriptional regulator — translation MTTAQRNTAGPERGPGRVHGIGAGTEAAHGPGTPPRSGAAAHGEQAAGSPGVPDAAGVPGSDAARETAERVWRNLRAVVLERNERRKEVAEAIGMSFFRVKALRRIAARPYRMGDLATELASDRPYLTLVVDDLEKRGLVERTQHPTDRRSKIVSATPAGLATAARANAILGTPPPALLGLSAADLAALDRITAALAALPHG, via the coding sequence GTGACGACGGCACAGCGGAACACGGCCGGCCCCGAGCGCGGGCCGGGGAGGGTGCACGGGATCGGGGCCGGGACCGAGGCCGCGCATGGGCCGGGTACTCCGCCCAGGAGCGGGGCCGCCGCGCACGGCGAGCAGGCCGCGGGCTCCCCCGGCGTCCCGGACGCCGCCGGGGTCCCGGGCTCCGACGCCGCCCGGGAGACGGCCGAGCGGGTGTGGCGCAATCTGCGGGCCGTGGTGCTGGAGCGCAACGAGCGCCGCAAGGAGGTCGCCGAAGCCATCGGCATGAGCTTCTTCCGGGTCAAGGCGCTGCGCAGGATCGCCGCCCGGCCCTACCGGATGGGCGACCTGGCCACCGAGCTGGCCTCGGACCGCCCCTATCTGACCCTCGTGGTGGACGACCTGGAAAAGCGCGGCCTGGTGGAGCGTACGCAGCATCCCACCGACCGGCGCTCCAAGATCGTGTCGGCGACCCCGGCGGGTCTGGCGACGGCCGCCCGCGCGAACGCGATCCTCGGCACCCCGCCGCCCGCCCTGCTGGGGCTCTCGGCGGCGGATCTGGCGGCGCTCGACCGGATCACCGCGGCACTCGCCGCGCTCCCCCACGGCTGA
- the hemC gene encoding hydroxymethylbilane synthase translates to MNTFPADRTVRIGTRSSPMALAQANLVAGLLRKEQPGLRVELAPVTTEADRWQGDLAQLGGKGLFVKQIDAMLQRGEVDLAVHCVKDVPGDVALPQGLVFAAYLPRDDVRDVLLFPEGSAMRTLDDLPAGATVATSAVRRKAQLNRLRPDLDVVRVRGAVGTRIAKLDARKQNDTPLDAMILATSGLERLALSHRGRQVFTVHDLLPAVGAGALGLECRHDDGPMTGLLTRLNHERTMTEVTAERAMLHDLRGHCNSPIAGHCVTAPDRQLSLRGMVFAPDGSAFVHTHLLGGTGNDPTALGTRVAAELLRQGAGEIIAGIPH, encoded by the coding sequence ATGAACACCTTCCCGGCCGACCGGACCGTGCGGATCGGCACCCGCAGCTCACCGATGGCGCTGGCGCAGGCCAACCTGGTGGCCGGCCTCCTGCGCAAGGAGCAGCCGGGCCTCCGGGTCGAGCTGGCCCCCGTCACCACCGAGGCTGACCGGTGGCAGGGCGACCTGGCCCAACTCGGCGGCAAGGGGCTGTTCGTCAAGCAGATCGACGCCATGCTCCAGCGCGGCGAGGTGGACCTGGCCGTCCACTGCGTGAAGGACGTCCCCGGCGATGTCGCCCTCCCCCAGGGCCTGGTCTTCGCCGCCTACCTGCCCCGGGACGACGTGCGGGACGTCCTCCTCTTCCCCGAGGGCTCCGCCATGCGCACCCTCGACGACCTCCCGGCGGGCGCCACCGTGGCCACCTCGGCCGTACGCCGCAAGGCCCAGCTCAACCGGCTGCGCCCGGACCTCGACGTCGTACGCGTGCGCGGCGCTGTCGGCACCCGGATCGCCAAGCTCGACGCCAGGAAGCAGAACGACACCCCGCTGGACGCGATGATCCTGGCGACCTCGGGCCTGGAGCGGCTGGCGCTGTCCCACCGCGGCCGGCAGGTCTTCACCGTCCACGACCTCCTCCCCGCCGTGGGTGCCGGAGCCCTCGGCCTGGAGTGCCGCCACGACGACGGCCCGATGACCGGGCTGCTGACCCGGCTCAACCACGAGAGGACCATGACCGAGGTCACCGCCGAGCGCGCGATGCTCCACGACCTGCGGGGCCACTGCAACAGCCCCATCGCCGGCCACTGCGTCACCGCCCCGGACCGCCAGCTCTCCCTGCGCGGCATGGTCTTCGCCCCCGACGGCTCGGCCTTCGTCCACACCCACCTGCTGGGCGGCACCGGCAACGACCCCACCGCACTGGGCACCCGGGTCGCCGCCGAACTCCTCCGGCAGGGCGCAGGCGAGATCATCGCGGGCATCCCGCACTGA
- the dusB gene encoding tRNA dihydrouridine synthase DusB, whose protein sequence is MTADATLAPPAPGALRIGPHTAWPPVVLAPMAGITNAPFRTLCREFSGGKGLFVSEMITTRALVERNDKTMQLIHFDATETPRSLQLYGVDPVTVGKAVRMIADEDLADHIDLNFGCPVPKVTRKGGGSALPYKRNLLRSILREAVGNAGDLPVTIKMRKGIDDDHLTYLDAGRIAVEEGVTAVALHGRTAAQHYGGTADWDAIARLKEHVPEIPVLGNGDIWCAQDALRMMRATGCDGVVVGRGCLGRPWLFGDLVAAFESPGLAPAAPDFGRVAAVMRRHAELLGLWLGDETRGVVDFRKHVPWYTKGFAVGSDLRRALATASTLAELDEHLGALDQAQPWPAHADGPRGRTAAGKRVVLPDGWLNDPFDCAAVSADAESDTSGG, encoded by the coding sequence ATGACCGCTGACGCCACCCTGGCCCCGCCCGCGCCCGGCGCCCTCCGGATCGGCCCGCACACCGCGTGGCCGCCTGTCGTGCTCGCGCCGATGGCCGGTATCACCAACGCGCCCTTCCGCACGCTGTGCCGGGAGTTCAGCGGTGGCAAGGGGCTGTTCGTCAGCGAGATGATCACCACCCGCGCCCTGGTCGAGCGCAACGACAAGACGATGCAGCTCATCCACTTCGACGCCACCGAGACGCCGCGCTCCCTCCAGCTCTACGGCGTCGACCCGGTGACCGTCGGCAAGGCCGTGCGGATGATCGCCGACGAGGACCTGGCCGACCACATCGACCTCAACTTCGGCTGCCCGGTGCCCAAGGTCACCCGGAAGGGCGGCGGCTCCGCGCTGCCGTACAAGCGCAATCTGCTGCGGTCGATCCTGCGCGAGGCGGTCGGCAACGCGGGGGACCTGCCGGTCACCATCAAGATGCGCAAAGGTATCGACGACGATCATCTGACGTATCTGGACGCCGGACGGATCGCGGTCGAGGAGGGCGTCACAGCGGTCGCCCTGCACGGCCGCACCGCCGCCCAGCACTACGGCGGGACCGCCGACTGGGACGCCATCGCCCGGCTCAAGGAGCATGTGCCGGAGATTCCGGTGCTCGGCAACGGCGACATCTGGTGCGCGCAGGACGCGCTGCGGATGATGCGGGCCACCGGCTGCGACGGGGTCGTCGTCGGCCGCGGATGCCTCGGCCGGCCGTGGCTCTTCGGTGACCTCGTCGCCGCCTTCGAGTCGCCCGGGCTCGCCCCGGCCGCGCCCGACTTCGGCCGGGTCGCCGCGGTCATGCGGCGGCACGCGGAATTGCTCGGGCTCTGGCTCGGCGACGAGACCCGCGGGGTGGTCGACTTCCGCAAGCACGTGCCCTGGTACACGAAGGGCTTCGCGGTCGGGTCCGATCTGCGGCGCGCCCTTGCGACGGCCTCGACCCTGGCGGAGCTGGACGAGCACCTCGGGGCTCTTGACCAGGCGCAGCCGTGGCCCGCCCACGCGGATGGTCCGCGGGGGCGGACCGCTGCCGGCAAGCGGGTCGTCCTGCCGGACGGGTGGCTGAACGATCCCTTCGACTGCGCCGCGGTGTCGGCTGACGCCGAGTCCGACACGTCTGGCGGCTGA
- a CDS encoding GNAT family N-acetyltransferase translates to MMTAILDVRHYTHDDLAQIRQTILNIHADAYADNMTEFDERFPWFVDHWGGNPGFACVIAYDGDQAIGFAYGAPAAPEREWWREHLDPAPEKHRTFSYSELAVHPDWRKKGVADRLSRALMDGRDEDLAVLLVDVDHPRVQALYESWGYRKVGERQPFPDSPVYAVMIVELPLP, encoded by the coding sequence ATGATGACCGCCATCCTCGACGTGCGTCACTACACCCACGACGATCTGGCGCAGATCCGGCAGACGATCCTCAACATCCATGCCGACGCCTACGCGGACAACATGACCGAGTTCGATGAGCGCTTCCCCTGGTTCGTGGACCACTGGGGCGGCAACCCCGGCTTCGCCTGCGTCATCGCGTACGACGGGGACCAGGCGATCGGCTTCGCCTACGGCGCTCCGGCGGCCCCGGAGCGCGAGTGGTGGCGTGAGCACCTCGACCCGGCCCCGGAGAAGCACCGCACGTTCTCCTACTCCGAGCTGGCCGTCCACCCGGACTGGCGGAAGAAGGGCGTCGCGGACCGCCTCTCCCGCGCACTGATGGACGGCCGGGACGAGGACCTCGCCGTCCTGCTGGTGGACGTGGACCACCCCCGAGTCCAGGCGCTGTACGAGTCCTGGGGGTACCGGAAGGTGGGCGAGCGCCAGCCGTTCCCCGACTCCCCGGTGTACGCGGTGATGATCGTGGAGTTGCCGCTTCCCTGA
- a CDS encoding DUF6879 family protein → MSSIVPTFDELLGTAAHSAVHLEMRDAYGVNSEAADFARWRATGERDTDPDSAYWRPWAELVRRTVARGVVVRRARIVSEPVSDYIRYEYAGTVVNLGAGEQVRWLPRRQASDIPLPGNDFWLVDSAVVRWNHFAGDGVSGGGEMSTDPTVAKLCADAFELVWSRAVPHDQYTIR, encoded by the coding sequence ATGTCCTCGATCGTGCCCACCTTTGACGAGCTGCTGGGCACCGCCGCGCACTCCGCCGTGCATCTGGAGATGCGCGACGCCTACGGGGTGAACAGCGAGGCGGCCGACTTCGCCCGCTGGAGAGCCACCGGCGAGCGCGACACCGACCCGGACTCGGCCTACTGGAGACCCTGGGCGGAGCTGGTGCGGCGCACCGTCGCCCGCGGCGTCGTCGTCCGCCGGGCGCGGATCGTCAGCGAGCCGGTCAGCGACTACATCCGCTACGAGTACGCGGGAACCGTCGTCAACCTCGGCGCGGGCGAGCAGGTGCGGTGGCTGCCGCGCCGGCAGGCATCGGACATCCCGCTGCCGGGTAACGACTTCTGGCTGGTCGACAGCGCCGTCGTCCGGTGGAACCACTTCGCGGGGGACGGCGTGTCCGGCGGCGGGGAGATGAGCACCGACCCGACGGTGGCCAAGCTGTGCGCCGACGCCTTCGAGCTGGTGTGGTCCCGGGCGGTCCCGCACGACCAGTACACGATCCGCTAG